A stretch of the Streptomyces venezuelae genome encodes the following:
- a CDS encoding MBL fold metallo-hydrolase produces the protein MTADKPYLVRPAAGVHAYIQPDGGWCLNNAGFVSDGGQTLLVDTAATERRALALRDAVTAAGAPLPRTVVNTHHHGDHTYGNGVFTPEALVLGHDNARAEQLAAGHQLEMIWPTTDFGAVEITPPTLTYSDRMTLYVGGTEVRVIHPGVAHTTGDSVVWLPRQRVVFTGDLVFAEGTPFLAMGSLEGSLRALELLRSLDAETVVPGHGPLTDPSAYEATERYLRYVDELAREGRAKGRSPLETARGADLGEFAAWRESERLVANLHRAYSEQEGEPAGAPLDIAAVLRDMTVMNGGVPVACHA, from the coding sequence ATGACCGCCGACAAGCCCTACCTCGTCCGGCCGGCGGCCGGCGTGCACGCCTACATCCAGCCGGACGGCGGCTGGTGCCTGAACAACGCGGGCTTCGTCTCGGACGGGGGCCAGACCCTGCTCGTGGACACCGCCGCCACCGAGCGCCGGGCACTGGCGCTGCGCGATGCGGTCACGGCGGCCGGGGCCCCGCTGCCGCGCACCGTGGTGAACACCCACCACCACGGCGACCACACCTACGGCAACGGGGTGTTCACCCCCGAGGCGCTCGTCCTCGGCCACGACAACGCGCGCGCCGAGCAGCTCGCCGCCGGGCACCAGCTGGAGATGATCTGGCCCACGACCGACTTCGGCGCCGTCGAGATCACACCGCCGACCCTCACCTACAGCGACCGGATGACCCTGTACGTGGGCGGGACCGAGGTCCGGGTGATCCACCCCGGCGTCGCGCACACCACCGGGGACTCGGTGGTGTGGCTGCCGCGGCAGCGGGTCGTCTTCACCGGGGACCTGGTCTTCGCCGAGGGCACCCCGTTCCTGGCCATGGGCTCGCTGGAGGGGTCGTTGCGGGCGCTGGAGCTGCTGCGCTCGCTGGACGCCGAGACCGTCGTACCCGGGCACGGTCCGCTGACGGACCCGTCGGCGTACGAGGCCACGGAACGCTATCTCCGGTACGTGGACGAGCTGGCCCGGGAGGGCCGGGCGAAGGGCCGGAGCCCGCTGGAGACGGCCCGGGGCGCGGACCTGGGCGAGTTCGCGGCCTGGCGGGAGAGCGAGCGACTGGTGGCGAACCTGCACCGGGCGTACTCGGAGCAGGAGGGCGAGCCGGCCGGGGCGCCGCTGGACATCGCGGCGGTGCTGCGGGACATGACGGTGATGAACGGGGGCGTACCGGTGGCCTGCCATGCCTGA
- a CDS encoding DUF202 domain-containing protein — MSGVGRAAGAGGAARAGGAAEGRDPGLQPERTRLAWRRTTLTCTVTAVLAMRQALRGTGSAVEITGTAVTALVWLVFTGLAHRRIRELATVRPAGLAPRAALAATLCTVALAVFALAVII; from the coding sequence GTGAGCGGCGTCGGCAGGGCCGCCGGTGCGGGCGGGGCCGCTCGTGCGGGCGGGGCCGCCGAGGGGCGCGATCCCGGGCTCCAGCCCGAACGCACCCGGCTGGCGTGGCGGCGTACGACGCTGACCTGCACGGTCACCGCCGTGCTCGCGATGCGGCAGGCGCTGCGCGGCACCGGGTCGGCCGTGGAGATCACCGGGACGGCCGTCACCGCGCTGGTGTGGCTGGTCTTCACGGGGCTGGCCCATCGGCGGATCCGGGAGCTGGCGACGGTGCGGCCGGCCGGACTCGCCCCGCGCGCGGCCCTGGCGGCCACGCTGTGCACCGTGGCACTGGCGGTGTTCGCGCTCGCGGTGATCATCTGA
- a CDS encoding YidH family protein — MIDFVKDARLWFAPQRVRDEGETPDYRFSLANERTFLAWIRTALALVGGGFAVDQFLPDLRWGVRIGMAVALLLVGMACALRAVNHWVRCERAMRRGEDLPVSRFPVLLSLGVGLVAVAMILVVLMGWTKSP; from the coding sequence GTGATCGACTTCGTCAAAGACGCGCGCCTCTGGTTCGCGCCGCAGCGGGTCCGGGACGAGGGCGAGACGCCCGACTACCGGTTCTCGCTGGCCAATGAACGTACCTTCCTGGCCTGGATCCGGACCGCGCTGGCCCTGGTGGGCGGCGGGTTCGCGGTGGACCAGTTCCTGCCGGACCTGCGGTGGGGCGTCCGGATCGGGATGGCGGTGGCCCTGCTGCTGGTGGGCATGGCGTGTGCGTTGCGCGCGGTGAACCACTGGGTGCGGTGCGAGCGGGCGATGCGGCGCGGCGAGGACCTGCCGGTGTCGCGGTTCCCGGTGCTGCTCAGCCTGGGGGTGGGGCTGGTCGCGGTGGCGATGATCTTGGTGGTGCTGATGGGCTGGACGAAGAGCCCGTGA
- a CDS encoding NUDIX hydrolase yields MSASDEVLDVVDREDRVVGQARRAEVYAEGLIHRCVFVLARDERGRVFVHRRTGSKLVFPSHYDMFVGGVLGTGEGYAEAALREAGEELGVAGLPSPEPLFKFLYEGPGGAWWSYVHEVRCPAAAVQPQVSEVAWHTFLPEEELDRRVEEGGWPWVPDGLEAYRRLREFRSRA; encoded by the coding sequence GTGAGTGCATCGGATGAGGTACTGGACGTGGTGGACCGCGAGGACCGGGTGGTCGGGCAGGCCCGACGGGCCGAGGTCTATGCGGAGGGTCTGATCCACCGCTGTGTGTTCGTCCTGGCCCGGGACGAGCGGGGCCGGGTGTTCGTCCACCGCCGGACCGGCTCGAAGCTCGTCTTCCCGTCCCACTACGACATGTTCGTGGGCGGGGTGCTGGGTACCGGCGAGGGCTACGCGGAGGCCGCCCTGCGGGAGGCCGGGGAGGAGCTGGGCGTGGCCGGGCTGCCGAGTCCGGAGCCGCTGTTCAAGTTCCTGTACGAGGGGCCGGGCGGGGCCTGGTGGTCGTACGTGCACGAGGTGCGGTGCCCGGCGGCGGCCGTGCAACCTCAGGTGTCCGAGGTGGCCTGGCACACCTTCCTGCCGGAGGAGGAGCTGGACCGGCGCGTCGAGGAGGGCGGCTGGCCCTGGGTGCCGGACGGGCTGGAGGCCTACCGGCGGCTGCGGGAGTTCCGCAGCCGTGCGTAG
- a CDS encoding FAD-binding dehydrogenase, with amino-acid sequence MTYDADVIVIGAGLAGLVATAELVDAGRKVILLDQEPEQSLGGQAHWSFGGLFFVDSPEQRRLRIKDSPELALQDWLGTAGFDRPEDAWPRRWAEAYVDFAAGEKRSWLHGQGVRFFPVVGWAERGGYDATGHGNSVPRFHITWGTGPGLVEPFERRVRAGVARGLVQLRFRHRVTGLDRTAGVVDTVTGEVLAPSEAVRGTASSREATGAFSLRAQAVIVTSGGIGGNHELVRSQWPDRLGTPPARMLSGVPAHVDGLMLGITERAGASHINKDRMWHYTEGIENWDPIWARHGIRILPGPSSLWLDATGRRLPVPLFPGFDTLGTLDHIMKTGYDHTWFVLNQRIIGKEFGLSGSEQNPDLTGKSVRDVIDRARQAVPGPVQAFMDRGADFIVERELPALVRRMNELTKEDLIDETALRREITARDREIANPFTKDLQVTAIHGARRYLGDRLIRTAAPHRILDPKAGPLIAVRLSILTRKSLGGLETDLSSQVLTPAGDPLPGVYAAGEAAGFGGGGVHGYRALEGTFLGGCIFSGRAAGRAAAAATA; translated from the coding sequence ATGACGTACGACGCAGACGTGATCGTGATCGGGGCCGGTCTCGCGGGTCTGGTGGCCACCGCCGAGCTCGTCGACGCGGGACGCAAGGTCATCCTGCTCGACCAGGAGCCCGAGCAGTCCCTCGGCGGGCAGGCCCACTGGTCCTTCGGCGGGCTGTTCTTCGTGGATTCCCCCGAACAGCGCCGGCTGCGGATCAAGGACAGCCCGGAGCTGGCCCTGCAGGACTGGCTGGGCACGGCCGGCTTCGACCGTCCGGAGGACGCCTGGCCCCGCCGTTGGGCCGAGGCGTACGTCGACTTCGCGGCGGGGGAGAAGCGGTCCTGGCTGCACGGGCAGGGGGTGCGGTTCTTCCCGGTGGTCGGCTGGGCCGAGCGCGGCGGCTATGACGCCACCGGGCACGGCAACTCCGTCCCCCGCTTCCACATCACCTGGGGCACCGGACCGGGCCTGGTCGAACCCTTCGAGCGGCGGGTCCGGGCCGGAGTGGCCCGGGGCCTGGTCCAGCTGCGGTTCCGGCACCGGGTGACCGGACTGGACCGTACGGCGGGCGTGGTGGACACCGTCACCGGGGAGGTGCTGGCGCCCTCGGAGGCCGTACGGGGAACCGCCAGCAGCCGCGAGGCCACCGGCGCGTTCTCGCTGCGCGCGCAGGCGGTGATCGTGACCTCCGGCGGTATCGGCGGCAACCACGAGCTGGTCCGGTCCCAGTGGCCGGACCGGCTCGGCACCCCGCCGGCCCGGATGCTGTCCGGGGTCCCGGCCCATGTGGACGGGCTGATGCTGGGCATCACCGAGCGGGCGGGCGCCAGCCACATCAACAAGGACCGGATGTGGCACTACACCGAGGGCATCGAGAACTGGGACCCGATCTGGGCCCGGCACGGCATCCGCATCCTCCCCGGCCCGTCCTCCCTCTGGCTGGATGCCACCGGCCGGCGCCTCCCGGTGCCGCTCTTCCCGGGCTTCGACACCCTGGGCACCCTCGACCACATCATGAAGACCGGCTACGACCACACCTGGTTCGTGCTCAACCAGCGCATCATCGGCAAGGAATTCGGCCTCTCCGGCTCCGAGCAGAACCCGGATCTCACCGGCAAGTCCGTACGGGACGTCATCGACCGGGCCCGGCAGGCGGTCCCCGGCCCGGTCCAGGCGTTCATGGACCGCGGCGCGGACTTCATCGTGGAGCGCGAACTGCCGGCCCTGGTGCGCCGGATGAACGAGCTGACGAAGGAGGACCTGATCGACGAGACGGCCCTGCGGCGTGAAATCACCGCCCGGGACCGGGAGATCGCCAACCCGTTCACCAAGGACCTCCAGGTGACGGCCATCCACGGGGCCCGCAGGTACCTCGGCGACCGGCTGATCCGGACCGCTGCACCGCACCGGATCCTCGACCCTAAGGCGGGCCCGCTGATCGCGGTCCGGCTCTCCATCCTCACCCGCAAGTCCCTCGGCGGCCTGGAGACCGACCTGTCCTCGCAGGTGCTGACCCCGGCGGGTGATCCGCTGCCGGGCGTCTACGCGGCCGGCGAGGCGGCGGGCTTCGGCGGCGGCGGGGTCCACGGCTACCGCGCCCTGGAGGGCACGTTCCTGGGCGGCTGCATCTTCTCCGGCCGCGCGGCAGGCCGCGCAGCAGCCGCAGCCACGGCCTGA
- a CDS encoding ASCH domain-containing protein: MTSNEDLPPYLLGFPGPLRDQLVEAVLTGRKTTTTGLLAGYEAEREPLPAAGERYALVDSAERPVAVLEITRVRVVRLAEVDLTHAQDEGEGYASVAEWRASHEDFWHGAESRAALGDPAYAVDDDTRVVLERFRVVRAGAAG; this comes from the coding sequence ATGACCTCGAATGAAGATCTTCCGCCCTACTTGCTGGGCTTTCCCGGACCGTTGCGCGATCAGCTCGTCGAAGCGGTCCTGACCGGCCGGAAGACCACGACCACCGGGCTGTTGGCCGGGTACGAGGCCGAGCGGGAGCCACTGCCGGCGGCCGGGGAACGGTACGCGCTGGTGGACTCGGCGGAGCGTCCGGTGGCCGTCCTGGAGATCACTCGGGTGCGGGTGGTCCGGCTGGCGGAGGTCGACCTGACACACGCGCAGGATGAGGGCGAGGGATACGCGTCCGTGGCCGAATGGCGTGCCTCGCACGAGGACTTCTGGCACGGGGCGGAGTCGCGGGCGGCGCTGGGGGACCCTGCGTATGCCGTGGACGACGACACGCGGGTGGTGCTGGAGCGGTTCCGCGTGGTGCGGGCCGGCGCCGCCGGCTGA
- a CDS encoding APC family permease: protein MATGSSSTLHPAAEIRTYKGQDRALRADRLGTAGLLLSVLAASAPLLVVAGVMPTTFGLMGIAGQPLLFVILGIVLALFGIGYAEMSRHVHNAGALYAYIARGLGPTAGVGASLVALVAYSAMQVAVYGILGFEISGLFATYLEIEVAWWIPALFAVAATGALGWLKIDLNAKVLGVLLLIECGLVLVFDIAALAEPGREGLSLHAFNPETLSGAGLGTALCFCIAAFVGFEQSPVYAEETSKPHIVVSRVMFLAIGFVALFFAFSAWAITVATGPSAVVGTSAEHGSGLLFFLTEARLGSTFTDVLHVLFVTGMFAAMLSFHNVVARYAFAMGREGLLPGAFGRTNSGTGAPATGSLLQTGVATLVVLAFALTDDKPAGDPTAPVLHLFTWMGSVGALGVTLLMAAASFAVIAFFVRRGTAGAQIWRLTAAGTAGVALLGIAGYTVKDFGVLVGAAEGSALGWVLPGIIGAAVVIGLGYGLVLRARRPETHARIGLGNEAFRLDQAAEATRRD from the coding sequence ATGGCGACGGGCAGTTCCAGCACGCTCCACCCCGCGGCCGAGATCCGCACGTACAAGGGCCAGGACCGGGCCCTGCGCGCGGACCGCCTCGGCACCGCCGGCCTGTTGCTCTCCGTCCTCGCCGCCAGCGCCCCCCTCCTGGTGGTGGCCGGTGTGATGCCCACCACCTTCGGCCTCATGGGCATCGCGGGCCAGCCCCTGCTGTTCGTCATCCTCGGTATCGTCCTCGCCCTCTTCGGCATCGGCTACGCCGAGATGAGCCGGCACGTCCACAACGCCGGCGCCCTCTACGCGTACATAGCCCGCGGCCTCGGACCCACCGCCGGGGTCGGCGCCTCCCTGGTCGCCCTGGTCGCCTACAGCGCCATGCAGGTCGCCGTCTACGGCATCCTCGGCTTCGAGATCTCCGGCCTGTTCGCCACCTACCTGGAGATCGAAGTCGCCTGGTGGATCCCCGCCCTGTTCGCCGTCGCCGCCACCGGCGCCCTCGGCTGGCTCAAGATCGACCTGAACGCCAAGGTGCTCGGCGTCCTCCTCCTGATCGAGTGCGGCCTCGTCCTGGTCTTCGACATCGCCGCCCTCGCCGAACCCGGCAGGGAGGGCCTCTCCCTGCACGCCTTCAACCCGGAGACCCTCAGCGGAGCCGGCCTCGGCACCGCGCTCTGCTTCTGCATCGCCGCCTTCGTCGGCTTCGAGCAGTCCCCGGTCTATGCCGAGGAGACCAGCAAGCCGCACATCGTCGTCTCCCGGGTGATGTTCCTCGCCATCGGCTTCGTCGCCCTCTTCTTCGCCTTCAGCGCCTGGGCGATCACCGTCGCCACCGGCCCCTCGGCGGTCGTCGGGACCTCCGCCGAGCACGGCTCCGGCCTCCTCTTCTTCCTCACCGAGGCCCGGCTCGGCAGCACCTTCACCGACGTCCTGCACGTGCTCTTCGTCACCGGCATGTTCGCGGCCATGCTCAGCTTCCACAACGTGGTCGCCCGCTACGCCTTCGCCATGGGCCGCGAGGGCCTGCTGCCGGGCGCCTTCGGCCGTACCAACTCCGGCACCGGCGCCCCCGCCACCGGCTCCCTCCTCCAGACCGGCGTGGCCACCCTCGTCGTCCTCGCCTTCGCCCTCACCGACGACAAGCCGGCCGGCGACCCCACCGCACCCGTACTGCACCTCTTCACCTGGATGGGCAGCGTCGGCGCCCTCGGTGTGACCCTGCTCATGGCCGCCGCCTCGTTCGCCGTGATCGCCTTCTTCGTCCGCCGCGGCACCGCCGGCGCCCAGATCTGGCGGCTCACCGCCGCCGGCACCGCAGGCGTCGCCCTGCTCGGCATCGCCGGATACACCGTCAAGGACTTCGGCGTCCTGGTCGGCGCCGCCGAGGGCTCCGCGCTCGGCTGGGTGCTGCCCGGAATCATCGGCGCCGCCGTGGTCATCGGCCTCGGCTACGGCCTGGTCCTGCGCGCCAGGCGCCCCGAGACCCACGCCCGGATCGGCCTCGGGAACGAGGCCTTCCGCCTCGACCAGGCGGCCGAGGCCACGCGCCGCGACTGA
- a CDS encoding amino acid permease: MSDRTLTKASPASPTAPDPSSSRHVDAGDEGYSKDLKSRHINMIAIGGAIGTGLFLGAGGRLADAGPSLAIAYAVCGIFAFFVVRALGELVLYRPSSGAFVSYAREFMGEKGAYTAGWLYFLNWSTTTVADITAAAVFAQYWSAFSDIPQWILALIALTIVLTANLISVKYFGEMEFWFSIVKVGALTLFMLIGIYLVATSHKVGDHTPGLSTITDNGGIFPAGMLPMLLVIQGVVFAYASVELCGVAAGETENPEKIMPKAINSIMWRVGIFYVGSVVLLALLLPYSAYGAKQSPFVTVFEHLGIPGAAGIMNLVVLTAALSSLNSGLYSTGRILRSMAMTGSAPKFTARMNKGKVPYGGVLFTAAFGIAGVVLNKFMPGEAFEIVLNLASLGILGTWGMVMICSLYFWRRSKAGLVERPSYRLPWAPYTQIVTLGFLVTVLVLMFCDGGVGRWTVSLVPVIAAALVIGWFCIRKRVARIAAARG; this comes from the coding sequence ATGAGTGACCGCACCCTGACGAAGGCCTCGCCGGCCTCCCCCACAGCCCCGGACCCGTCGAGCTCCCGGCATGTCGACGCCGGCGACGAGGGCTACAGCAAGGACCTCAAGTCCCGCCACATCAACATGATCGCGATCGGCGGGGCGATAGGCACCGGCCTGTTCCTCGGCGCGGGCGGCCGGCTGGCCGATGCCGGACCGTCGCTGGCGATCGCGTACGCGGTGTGCGGAATCTTCGCGTTCTTCGTCGTCCGGGCCCTGGGTGAGCTGGTCCTCTACCGTCCGTCCTCCGGCGCCTTCGTCTCCTACGCGCGCGAGTTCATGGGCGAGAAGGGCGCCTACACGGCCGGCTGGCTCTACTTCCTGAACTGGTCCACCACCACTGTGGCCGACATCACGGCAGCCGCGGTCTTCGCCCAGTACTGGTCCGCGTTCAGCGACATCCCGCAGTGGATCCTCGCGCTGATCGCCCTGACCATCGTGCTCACCGCCAACCTGATCTCGGTGAAGTACTTCGGCGAGATGGAGTTCTGGTTCTCCATCGTCAAGGTCGGCGCCCTGACCCTCTTCATGCTGATCGGCATCTACCTGGTGGCCACCAGCCACAAGGTCGGCGACCACACCCCGGGCCTGTCCACCATCACGGACAACGGCGGCATCTTCCCGGCCGGCATGCTGCCCATGCTCCTGGTGATCCAGGGCGTGGTCTTCGCCTACGCCTCCGTCGAGCTGTGCGGCGTCGCGGCCGGCGAGACCGAGAACCCCGAGAAGATCATGCCGAAGGCGATCAACTCGATCATGTGGCGGGTCGGCATCTTCTACGTCGGCTCGGTCGTCCTGCTCGCCCTGCTCCTCCCGTACTCCGCGTACGGCGCCAAGCAGAGCCCCTTCGTCACGGTCTTCGAGCACCTCGGCATCCCGGGCGCGGCCGGGATCATGAACCTGGTGGTGCTGACCGCCGCCCTCTCCTCGCTCAACTCGGGCCTCTACTCCACCGGTCGCATCCTGCGGTCCATGGCGATGACCGGCTCCGCGCCGAAGTTCACCGCCCGGATGAACAAGGGCAAGGTCCCCTACGGCGGCGTCCTCTTCACCGCCGCCTTCGGTATCGCGGGCGTGGTCCTGAACAAGTTCATGCCCGGCGAGGCCTTCGAGATCGTCCTCAACCTCGCCTCCCTCGGCATCCTGGGGACCTGGGGCATGGTCATGATCTGTTCGCTGTACTTCTGGCGCCGGTCCAAGGCCGGCCTGGTCGAGCGGCCCTCCTACCGGCTGCCCTGGGCCCCGTACACCCAGATCGTGACCCTGGGCTTCCTGGTCACCGTCCTGGTGCTGATGTTCTGCGACGGCGGCGTCGGCCGCTGGACGGTCAGCCTGGTCCCGGTGATCGCCGCGGCCCTGGTCATCGGCTGGTTCTGCATCCGCAAGCGGGTGGCCCGCATCGCCGCCGCCCGCGGCTGA
- a CDS encoding M20/M25/M40 family metallo-hydrolase — translation MSESSAGRTVSGEDEVVDLCRDLIRIDTSNYGDHSGPGERKAAEWVAEKLAEVGLEPQIFESHKGRASTVARIEGEDPSRPALLIHGHTDVVPANAADWTYDPFAGEIADGCVWGRGAVDMKDMDAMTLAVVRDRLRSGRKPPRDIVLAFLADEEAGGIYGARHLVDKHPGLFEGVTEAIGEVGGFSFTVNENLRLYLIETAQKGMHWMRLTVDGTAGHGSMTNNDNAITELCEAVGRLGRHQFPVRVTKTVRSFLDELSDALGTPLDPEDMDATLAKLGGIAKIIGATLRNTAQPTMLGAGYKVNVIPGQAVAHVDGRFLPGYEDEFLADLDRILGPRVKREDVHGDRALETDFDGRLVDAMQGALKAEDPIARAVPYMLSGGTDAKSFDDLGIRCFGFAPLQLPPELDFAGMFHGVDERVPVDGLKFGVRVLDRFIDNC, via the coding sequence GTGAGCGAGTCGAGCGCGGGCAGGACCGTCTCCGGCGAGGACGAGGTAGTCGACCTCTGCCGGGACCTCATCCGGATCGACACCAGCAACTACGGCGACCACTCCGGCCCCGGCGAACGCAAGGCTGCCGAATGGGTGGCCGAGAAGCTCGCCGAGGTGGGCCTGGAGCCGCAGATCTTCGAGTCGCACAAGGGTCGCGCCTCGACGGTGGCCCGGATCGAAGGCGAGGACCCCTCCCGCCCGGCCCTGCTGATCCACGGGCACACGGACGTGGTTCCGGCCAATGCGGCCGACTGGACGTACGACCCCTTCGCGGGTGAGATCGCCGACGGCTGCGTGTGGGGCCGGGGCGCGGTCGACATGAAGGACATGGACGCGATGACCCTGGCGGTCGTACGCGACCGGCTGCGCAGCGGACGCAAGCCGCCCCGCGACATCGTGCTGGCCTTCCTCGCCGACGAGGAGGCCGGCGGCATCTACGGGGCCCGCCATCTGGTCGACAAGCACCCCGGTCTCTTCGAGGGCGTGACGGAGGCCATCGGCGAGGTCGGCGGCTTCTCCTTCACCGTCAACGAGAACCTGCGGCTGTATCTGATCGAGACCGCCCAGAAGGGCATGCACTGGATGCGGCTCACCGTGGACGGCACGGCCGGCCACGGCTCCATGACCAACAACGACAACGCGATCACCGAGTTGTGCGAGGCGGTGGGCCGGCTGGGCCGCCACCAGTTCCCGGTGCGGGTCACCAAGACCGTACGGTCCTTCCTGGACGAGCTCTCGGACGCGCTCGGCACCCCGCTGGACCCGGAGGACATGGACGCCACCCTGGCGAAGCTGGGCGGCATCGCGAAGATCATCGGGGCCACCCTGCGGAACACGGCCCAGCCGACCATGCTGGGGGCCGGCTACAAGGTCAACGTCATTCCGGGCCAGGCGGTGGCCCATGTGGACGGCCGCTTCCTGCCCGGTTACGAGGACGAGTTCCTCGCCGACCTCGACCGCATCCTGGGCCCGCGGGTCAAGCGCGAGGACGTACACGGGGACCGGGCGCTGGAGACGGACTTCGACGGGCGTCTGGTCGACGCCATGCAGGGCGCCCTGAAGGCCGAGGACCCCATCGCGCGGGCGGTCCCGTACATGCTGTCGGGCGGCACCGACGCCAAGTCCTTCGACGACCTCGGCATCCGCTGCTTCGGCTTCGCGCCGCTCCAGCTGCCGCCCGAGCTGGACTTCGCCGGGATGTTCCACGGGGTGGACGAGCGGGTGCCGGTGGACGGTCTGAAGTTCGGGGTCCGGGTGCTCGACCGGTTCATCGACAACTGCTGA
- the chpH gene encoding chaplin ChpH, with protein MIKKVVAAAAATGGLVLAGAGMAVADAGAQGAAVGSPGVLSGNVVQVPIHIPVNVCGNTVNVIGLLNPAFGNVCVNN; from the coding sequence ATGATCAAGAAGGTTGTCGCTGCTGCGGCTGCCACCGGTGGCCTGGTTCTCGCGGGTGCGGGCATGGCCGTCGCCGACGCCGGCGCGCAGGGTGCCGCTGTCGGCTCCCCCGGCGTCCTGTCCGGCAACGTCGTCCAGGTCCCGATCCACATCCCGGTGAACGTGTGCGGCAACACGGTCAACGTGATCGGCCTGCTGAACCCGGCCTTCGGCAACGTCTGCGTCAACAACTGA